TATTTCATGATGGTAGGAGCGCGTTAAGTTGTTCCTCTTCTAATCGATTATTAGCATCGATGAGGGCTTCCTAATTCAAAACTGGTTTGAAAGTTTGCACTTTGGGGAACTGAACGATGACTTTTATGGTAATCATTTCTTTGGGTCCGTAtgtgagaaagaaaaaagtTTTTCCTATTGTTGTGTGTGGAGCGGTATGGTACCAAAGGACCGCATGTATATGGTCTTCCCAAGAGAATCCTCGGTCACAAGCCTTGCCTTTAGTTCACATAGGATATTGCGATTGGTGACCTTAGTTAATCTGTTGCTCTAAGGATGTGCTATCGATGTGAATCAGCACTTGATTCCCTATTGGTGATAGAAATCTTCCATTTTGTCCTCAGACTAGATTCCTTCAATAAGATACTTAATGATTAGACTTATCCATCCGGATAAGGTTGCATTATGTGGATCAATTTGGAAAACGGAAACCTCATGGATAACTAGGGCGAAAATGACTTCGATGAGGATGTTGGGACAGTTCGAATGCTCTCTCACTACTGTCATAATAATGCGTCATCTTTCTTGTTTTCCTCTTTAGGAATTAGGATGATGGAAAATTTGACGCACTTATCTTTAAGGGATCAAATGAATGATTTATGCTTTGGAGAGGTATTGTGTCATTACTATATCTTTGGCTTTGGAAGGGCCATTGATGTGGGAGACCACTAATTTGGAATCACTATAGATGGTTAGATTTTCTTTGACTAGCACCTTAGATAGGCATAGACCGACTAAGATTGCTTCGTATTCTACTTGAATATTAGTATTAGGAAAATCCAGATGGATGGTATAGCTGAGGTGGAAACCTTCTGGCCCTCAAATAGCGACCTCATCCCATGGGCTGATTCAGACTGTCGGAAACCATCCATATTCATGCTCCATTCTCCCCTCTTATTTGGAGCCCTCTTTTTTCAGATGTGGTTGCTACATTTCGTGTGAACTTAGAGACAAAATCAGCTAGGGCCTGAGCTTTTATGGTGGTCCTAGCTTCAAAACATATGTCGAATTGAGAAAGTTGGATGGACCAATTGGTGATCCTTTCTGATACTTTAGGCCTTTGGGCTGCTTTTTGAGCTGATAGTTTGTTTTGAAAATGATGGCGTGGGCCTAGAAGTAGGGTCTCTACCTTTCTATAGTGTGAGTGATTGCGAAAAGTGCTTTCTCTGTATCAAAATATCACAGTTCTGCACCTTTTAGGACCTTGCTAAGGTAGTAGACAGGGAACAGTTCGTTGCGAACTCATCTAATGAGAACTATGCCATTGGCTTCTGTGGACATTATGAAGTATATGTGCAGATCTTCACTGGCCTGGGGGGAAGATAATATGGGTGGTGAGCTAAGGACAGTTTTGACCTCCTAGAAGGCTGATCGGCACTCCGGATTCCATTGAAACGAATGCTCTTTTTTTTAGTAGTTCATAGAAAGGGAGGCACCACTAAACGAAGTATGAGATAAATCTTCCTAGGGAAATGAGTCGCTCGTTCATCCTTTAGACTTCTTAGAGTGCTTTGGGGGGTGTTCATTTCGAGTATGGTGTTGATTTTTTCTAGGTTAGGCTCGATGCCTCTTTCCGAAACCATGTATCCTAAAAACTTGCCCAATCTTATGCCAAAGAAACATTTTTTGAGGTTAAGCTTTAGGTTGTACTTGTGGAAGATGGCAAAGACTTGAGCAAGGTTTTGGGATGTTCCTCCTCATTGGTGCTGAGGACTGTCATATCATCGATGTGGATCTGTACTGTTTTGCTTATAAGGTCGGAGAATATTTTATCAATAAGTAACTGGTATATGGTTTCAGTGTTCCTGAGCCCGAATGACATTACATTATAACAATAGATGCTTTCATGTGTGTGATAAATAAGGTTTTTTCTACGTCACTAGGATCTATGGGAATTTATTGAAAACACAATATCGCGTCAAATTGAGAGAGAATTTTGCGACTGGCTGTCTAGTCAACAAGCTGATCGATATTAAGTAGAGGATAACAATATCATGGGAATTCTTTCTTAACATCGGTAAAGTCTACACACATTCTATAGTTCTCGTTCCTCTTCTTTACAAGTACTATGTTAGAGAACTAATTGGGGTAGTACACTTCCCTAATGAACTTAACCGCTAAAAGCTTGCTAATTTTGGCTGTGATGGCCCGCTGCTTGTCTTGGGGTGTagccttttcttttgttttactAGTGTGTAAGAAGCATCGATATCGAGTTGGTGTGTAGCATGGTCGGGGGAGACTCCTGTGATGTCTGCGGTGGTCTAGGCAAAGACTTTTTCATTTTTGGAGAGGACAATCTTGATTGATTCTGACAGCTCTAGAGAGAGTTGACTCGCAATTTCGACACTGTGGCCCTGTTACGGCCGTTTTATATAGAGTTTTAGGCATGGTTTTATGCCTATTTATGTGTAATTATCATCTGTTTACCATGAATTATGTGGTATTCTCTCCATTATACACTTGATGTGCACTTTGAGGTGTTTCAGGTACAATTGAGGAAAGAACGGAGTAAAAACGGAGCAAAATGAAGGTTGAAAAGAATCTCTACTCGACGCGTAACATTAGCTTCTCGACGAGTTAATATACTCGTCCAGACCAGAAAGTCATCAAAGCCAGTCAACGAGATAGAGTTAAAGTCAACCTTAATTACCCGATATTATACACCTACTCGGCGAGTAAGCCCTTTACTCGGCAAGTAGAGACCTAATCCTGCTCAAATTCTACTTCAAGTGTTCTTACTCCAACTCCAAATTGGGTGTTCTATTCAAACTCAAACAACAGAATCCAACTCCAAGAtgggaagaaaacctagatagACTAGGAATAGGAAGAAGAACACTATAAATAGAGGCTTATGCTATGTAATTATCatttagttttcattcaataattaattagaCTAGTTCTTAGATTAGCTTAGCCTTAGTTTAGCtttattttaagtttttttttatatttcagtACTATTTCCATTCcgttattaatttagttaaagcaAGCTTGACATTGAATTATTTCTCATCTTTTATGAATCAAGTTCAGTTTATTTGGTTTCAAGTTCCATCTTCCTTCATCTTACTCTTGAAACAATTAATCTAAATTAGATACACAAAAGTTCTTATTTGCCCCATCCCATTATGCCTCCGTGTATTAGCTCAGACATGAGCTAAGACACCTTTGGCTAGGATGACGGTGAACCATGCTTAACAAATAGGACCATTAAACGTCTAGGTTGTGTTGTAGGAGTAACGAAGATTCAGTTAGGAATTATTGTCTATACTAAATAACCTAACCAAATGATCAGTATAGGAGTTGGATTGTGTAGCCTAACCAAGTGATTAATTCAACCAAGCAAACCCTAACTCTACCTATACCCTAACCGGATAATGCGGCTTCATGGTCTAGGTTATGACTTAGCCTTGGTTTTCATAGCGTCTAATGCCCTCAATCACTATTAGGGATTTTGCCTAACCAAGTATTGACTTAATAGTGTTGAGGTAGATTTAGTAAGTTGTTGATCAGAGTTACTATTTTCTGATGGAGAATCACCATCTTGAGTTAACCTTCAAATTCACACAACATTCGCTTATCGATTCATAGGAGTTAGCACGGGGATCCTAAATCCTAGTCCTCCATTCATTCATTAAATACATTCATTGTTTAATTGCTTTGCTAGTTTTATTGCTTTATTAGTAGTTAAGGTTACAATCTCAAAACACCTAATTCAATCCTTAGATAATATAGAATTCGAGTACGAGTAAGGCATTAGATACTagtctctgtgggatcgatactGTTCTTCGAAATATTTACTACTTGATATGTTAGAGTTCACTTGCTCTTAGGAGTATAGatagttttttttatcccaATCAGGCCCTCTATGATTGCAAAATCGAGAACTGGTTTAAATCTTTCTATCATTTTTATACAATATtactttttataaattaaactttaattttttttttttgaaaagtacaaaaataaaactcgtggtttgaccgatttgcaaGGACAGCCTCCGCGATTTAAAAGTTCACAAATATGTGTtatgtgctttgtgaaatttgcAGTTAAATGACATTTGAGTTAGTTTTCAATCAAACAATACATGTGGTTCagttaatttgcaaagtcaGACTTTGTATTTTAAGTAATTTGCAAAGTCAGTCTTTTTATTTGTTCTAAATCGCTCCCTTTCGGATAAATAGTCAcgacaataattttttatagaatGAGTGAGCTTGTAAATTGCACAAAGCACGGAACCcgtgtttgcaaacttttaaaccaccgATATTGTGTTTGTGAATTGGCCAaaccataaggtttatttttatacttttcccttaaCTTTTAACAGagcataaaaacaaacaaataaagatCAAATCTTTGAAACAATTTGTGGATAACAACAACACTCAGAAGTTATATTATTGTTaagataaaatattaaaaaaatatgtggTGTGACTTTTTTTAATGCaatcatgtggtttaaaaacttGTAAATAGAGATCTATGATTTGTGCAGTTTGCAAATTCAGATATTCCGTCAAAATTTGTCACCGTAACTATTTATCCAAAAGAGAGCgatttagataaattaaaaaatctGATTTTACAAATTACTCCATATATAAAGTTCGATTTTACAAATTAACTGAACCACAAGTATTTTTTATCAGAAAAAAGAACCACAAATTCCTTAAATACAAACTGAACAAATCATAATCCCTATTTGTAAGTTTTTAATTGCGAAATTATGTTTATAAATCGGACAAACCAAgttttttttcctttacttTTAATATTAAGAGAGAAGTtgagaaaataaattttgaCGTACCCCTATCCTATTATACAAATAGTAACTAATTGTGTTAAAAGACAGTGACTGAAAAATGACAATATatgtcatttattattatttttttattcaattttatttaaatacatTACTTTACTATTAAATTGAACGCGATAATATTTATCTCTCTATCAGAGGCCCAAGGCAGCCGGCGGCTGCCCTAGAGCCGGCTCTGAATAATACATGTATTCACGAAGTCAAACTATGCACTCGGAAATAAAACTCACTAAACCTGAAAAGGCCTTTGCTTCAAGTGTCAAAATTCCATTCCTTTTCTAAACCTGAAAAGGCCAACCTTGAAgggaaatgatattttaaattccAGGAATACCCTCAGTTAAATCACCAAGAAAATGGAAAACCAAGCAACAAGAGGGGTGTTTGGGAAATAAAGTTGGCAAAGTGTGACATACACATAGAGAATTCAACCTACCATACGTCATTCGACGCTTGCTGCCAAAATAGAATTTTCTTCGTAGTATACAAGGAAAGCCTTTGGTTTTGCCTTGATTGAGTTCTTTTTCTCAATACCCCCCCAAAGAATAGTTTTTCTTCTCTTCCAATTCAATAACTCTGTTTCAGTTTCCATTAATTGTCTTATATCTCACCAATATTTAGTTTTTGGTTTCCAACTTATACACAATTTTAGTGCCATCTCGGAAGTCAACCAGTTTCCTGTTAAGGTAACTGCTGCTTTTCATCCTAATATTTTTGCTTGATTTACTTTGCTGAGTTACTACATAAGTTTGTTTATTTTCCAAACCAGAGGTTAATTTGTTGAATTCTATGAAAAGCAATAACACAAAAGTGATAAATGAATTGGATCATCCTATAAAACTAACTTTCATGGTTGTTCTTAATATTCATTTATGAGTATAATTGAAGTTGACATGAGTGTCAAACGGTCTCTGGTCGCTTAATCTAGATCTTAAATTTGATTTCTAGTATTCGATTTACTATTGAAGTAGGATCTCAAATTGGTTGGCCAATTGATCGATTCTATTTTCGTCTTTCTACTACGTAGTTGATCGAATTCTCCTAACATTCATCACAGGGTTCAATTTCATGGAACAAAATCTTATATCACACTATTCAAGTATGCGAAATTACAGACCAAAAGGACTGGACAAAGAAAGGATTCTTCAGGCTGTTTTGATCCTAGCAATTTGCATGTGGTTCCTATATCTAATCAATAACTCAAACCACAGACAGGAGGATGACAATGTAAATACTGAAAATATTAGCATAAAGAACTTAACCTCCACTTTGGGCCGAAAGGGGTTGGCAGAGCATACGACCGGTGAAAGTGCCCTAGAAAATGGAGAGAATGCAGGTGAAGATTATGAGATTGATGTGAATATTGATGAAGATACAGAAAGTGTATTGaagcttgaagatgaagaaACTATAGTACTGAATGGAAAACGTGAAGCAACAGAAGCAGAGTTTCTTCGGAAACAATTATATAACATCTCAGTAGATGATAATGGTGAAGATGCTTTCACAGTTGAGGCATTTACAGATGAGAATGGGATTCCACCAGATGCCTCCTCTTTTATCAGTTCCACTGAACCTAGAGGAGCTGAGCCGAAGAATCTTGACTCTGAGTATAAATGAGTCAAGCAACCCTATTGTACATACAAGATGACGAAAATACAAAAAGAACTCAACATAACATCACAGACTGGCAGCCAACAGATTAACTACCTCATGAATTGCAGGAGTTTAGGTATTTAAGACGTGTACTTACAGTATGTCGAATAGTGGTTAGACATTGCTGCAACTATACTCCGTGCCGAAATATGAGCTCCAACCCGCTAATATTTAGGCACTTGAGTACCGAATCAACGTCAGATGTTATGAGAAATGATAATGTGGTTTGACATGAAATATGCAAAAATAAATGTAACGAAATCAATAATGTAAAGTTAGAAATATTTGCAGCATGATGGAAATAATGTTAATACAAAATGTTGGTTACGAATTTTGAGAAATAGCGGTTGTGCTTATGCATCTTGGTATTAATATGAAATAAACAAATTGTTGAGGCCATGGTTTTAATCAATTCTATCAGATTCAAGACAATCCCTAGCATATTGTATCCGGAGCTTCTCAGGTTGCTGTATATGCCACATTTTTGGAAGCCAAAAATGGTAAATATGAAAACATAAAGTACCTTTCCTCTCATCAAAGTAATTGCTATATTCTGTCACTAATATACAAGGAAAGTATAGATGGATATCAAATGTATAATGTTGACTCAACATTCTAAGATCAAGCAACTAGgataaaagtgaacctcaaagtTTATGAAGCTAAAAGTTTATTAATGGTTTTTCATTACTGATCCTGATATGTAGGAGTCAAGCAGCTCAAGTATGGATTTGTGCCTATAAACTTTCATTATATACATTCTCTGACCACGTCGTTGTGACTTTATTTACAAGTCGTCATGTATCCGACAGTTTAGAAGCAAGTTCTCCATAGCAGCCTGCAGATCAATGAAGAATTTAgaattcactacaagaaaaatccATATGATACACTAAACTAGATAATAACCTCATGTAAATTGATTCTAAGCTAAACCGTTTTCTTGACAGCCCCAACTCACATGATTCATAATTTCAGATAGCAAGAACTTCACTCATGAATCCAAAGACTATTTTTAATATGGTCCGAGTTATTATTTTTACAGAATAAAAGTCCATTGAAATAAATCTAGTCAAAGATTTAGCAGTATTGGAGTCTAGTGACAATTGTAAATCAGTGGTCAGTATACAGGTTCAAAAATACCATTATGAGCTAACTATTAACTGTTAACTCATCTCGTGACAAGTTCATGAAGGAAACTCATGGCTCAAGTCAACATAGTATCGTCTTCAATAGAAAATACTACTAAGAAAGCTTTGAACTATAATCCGCTTAAATTAGGATCATCTGCAGTTCCAATATCCGTAGGAATTAACAATGTAACACCAGTTCCCAATTGGTTTTACAGAATAGTTTTGGACTGCAAACATTTGGACTTTGATTCCAAAAAGGAATCAGGTtgttaaaatttgatttgatgaAAATTGTGAAAGTATTAGATGTTCAAAGCACATGATAAGATAGGAACTTCCAAGCATAGAGCAGCACTTGAAATCATAACAACAAGTAATAAAGCAATGCTGAATTTTTTTACTGATACGGATGCACAATactgagggcgagccttggcgcaacggtaaaaacgttgttgtcgtgtgaccagaggtcacgggttcgagtcttaggagcggcctcttgccaattaaattggcaagggaaggcttgcccccaatacacccttgtggtgggacccctccccggaccctcgctcagcggggacgcgtaatgcgaccgggccgcccttttttttttacggaTGCACAATACTGTCTTCCAAGTGCATGAACTATGCATATATTTAATCTAGTGCCAGGTGCCTATGATTAATCTTCAAAGAAAACACTATTAATTGAAAATAGTACTACCCAATGAAATTCAATCTCATTTGATGAACGATGTATCTAAGGCTTGCATGATACATGGAATCCATGCATCAAACATATCCTAAAATGTTTGGCAACTTATTCAAATATCGGACTGCACTTCAGAAAAATGACATGGAAAGGTAGATAATTAATTACCTTCATGGTGGCAGCATCAAGTGCATTTGGATTTAGATCTAATGCAAGTCCAAAATGAAAAATTGCTGCATCATACTTCTGCTGTTGTTCATAAATTTTACCAATCATTGCATAAATGCAACTTTCATGAGGAACATACTCCTTGAGTTCCTCTAGAACTTTCAATGCTTCATCAAACTTCTCAAGGCTCACCAATATCTTTGCCTTTTGGTACAAGGGTAGAGGGTTTCTCTCATCTGCAAGAATAGCTTTCTCCATCACCTCCAAGGCTTCCTCATCTCTCTGAAATATTATAGAAACAGAAACAAacattaaaccaaaaaccacATTTTGCCAAAATCCAATGCTTGCAATGCAGACAGGTTTTAATTGTTATGTGTTGATGATGGGTTGATGTGCTTGCATAATTGTAAAAGACCATGTAATACACAGGATTACATGGGATACCATCCAGAGTAAGAGACTACATGAATATATTCAACTGCAGGATAATGCACACATAAATATACATCAAGGATACAGCGTATACAGATGTATATAGCAGGCAGACCCATACCTATTAGATTTAATACAATGACCAAGCTATGTTTGTGAAAAAGCCATCTTCAAAATAAGCATTAAGGATGTCATATCAAACTTAAAGAAAGTAAACTGAATTGATTCAGGTCAGGATTTGTTTTGGGAGATTTCATGTAGAAGCTTGAACTTTTAGACTGTAGTACATAAGCGCCACAGACCAAAATGTCTAGAGTTCTAGTTACCTGAATCTTATTAACTAAATTTTAATAGAAAGTAAGGTAGATGTGTGCTTGTCCGCACCTCAAGCCTAATAGGCACTTGGATGCGAGGGAGTGTTATAGATATAAAACTACTCTTTGGATCATCATCTACAAGCTTGAGCTTGTAGGTTGAGTCATTCTTTGACagttatattaatttattgctTTGTTTAGTGAGCTATATATGAATGACTTGAAAgattaaaaaacacatgattCGTACCAGATTCCTAAAAAATCTAGTATCCATGTGTAATAGTCATTTAAAACTATTATGGAAACCCACTAACTGCATATCGCATGCTACATCAAGTAAATGAAAGGAAGCATTACACAAAATCCAATAATGTTCAGGTGAATCTGAAAGCCTTAAAATGAAGAAGATTCATGCACATCTAGCCAGTCCAGCCATATGTTATGGGGAGATGACCATTACAGTATATACTTCATTTTCCCATATTATTAACAGAAATAAAGAAAGAGGCCCAACCTTTAGTTCATGTAAAGTGATTCCAATATAGCACAGGATAACTGATGAGCGAGGATTAATGTAGAAAGCATTTTGAAAATGGTGTTGAGCAAATTCAAGTTTTTCTTGGCGGAGATAGATCAACCCAAGGCCATACCAGGCACTATAATGTCTTGAATCTACACTGAGGGCTCTCTGGAAGCACTTCACTCCATTTTCATACTCCTCCAGTGCTGAACACCTGTCATGAAGATTGCCATGATAATAAACCCATTTCGTTTGAGTTATTCAAATCAAACTGCAGACTGTTCCAAATATCATATTAAGTTGAAAGGTCATACTCATGACCCAAAAGGGTGAACGCATATGCATGTCTCGAATTAAGGTGTATAGCTCGAGAAAAACTTTTGATTGCAGTTTCATGGTCTTTCTGCAAACTGTAGCAGTTTCCAATAGTGCACCTGCAACAGTCATTTCACTCCCAACTATAGTAATCAATCATACTGATTTCAGCTTGCTGAAAGCACAttacaaacaaggaaaaataattTGCCCTAAAATTGGTTCCAGAAAAGGTCTGAAGGAGATACCAGGACTGGGGAGCTAAACGGTCTATTGATATCAGCTCCTGAGCTAGGTGgctcaacttcatttcttcctgcAAATGCTGCAAAATGGAGGAATAGCAATTCAGTGAACACAGTGGCTGCATgatgaatatgaaaaaaatattgaTGTACAATGTAAACCATAACACGAACGATAAAGTTGTAAATTCTTAGAAGTAGGATGTGAGGGCTAAAGGAGTGAGGAGAATTGAAGGTCACAAGATTAGTCTAATTCATACAACTCATTAGTTCTAGCTCATAGACTAATGTTGTAACCTATAAATATATGCCATAGCAGGTGTAGTAttgccaaaaaaaattgatatatatCTATCCTTATTCTTTATACAGAAAATCGTTATAGAAAAATCTATAATATATTCatcttttaaatatatatgtccaTATATTAGGCAATTTCATATAGCATGAAACAGGACAACAAGGCAAAGAACTTACAACTGAAACTGATAGAAACTTATGAAGAAATATGTAGCAATGTAAGAGAATAGTGCAAAAGAGGGATAAAATGCACCACAAATAAACAGCAACAATTGTATGCAACCAACTGCTTGTGCACCAGTAACTGGAGAGGTGAAAAATCACTCACATAAAGAACGCTGGAGTAGATATCCATTCCTTCCAAATTGTAAGGGAAATATTGATGAGAAAGCCTAAAAGCATATTCAGCATTCATGTAATCTACTAGCTCATAGTATGTCCTTCCAACCTTCACCAATAGGATAACAAGCAAAagcaaatatttaaaatatatataaagatatgATAACTGATAGAAATTATGACTTTGTGAAAGTTAACATACGGATTCTTCATTATATATTCACGAGTTAAATTATCAGTGATTAAACTTATAATTCTTCTCAGAGTAAGTGCCGTGGAGATTTTGATTTTCCTAGGCTTTTGATCTAATCAACAAAGTTCTGGTACAATTTTCAATATATGCATGTAGCATGACCATGGTAGGTATGTTAATTTGGTAGTGGTTTCTAACTTCACGAATAACTGATGCAAGGTTTAAATTAGCCACTACTGGAGCTCTAAATTACGTATTATCTCTATACCCATCAGTTACAAAAGTAACTCTGCCTGTGAAAAAATATAACATTTAAATTCTATTGTCATTTATGTGGTTTATAACTTTAAATACAATAATATGAGCAGCCACAGCGAATCAAAGACATGTGATTCTCTACATAGTAGTAGAAGATGAAATATGGAAAAACCAACAATAATGCGGAACAGCAACAAGCACAGCTTGATTACCTGGGAAAGAACCCAACCTGTATTATACTGCTTGTGTGAAAGCTTTTGATAGACCTCCAAAGATTCCTGCAGGTTTAGTGTTTTATAAGACACACAGCATCATTCGGAGCAGAATATTTTGAATCAACTgcataaaaacataattttcCTTGATGAGAGATACCTCACATCTATACAAGCACAAAAGCCTGTAACCCTCCCCAAGAAGACTCAAGAGACTCAAAGCATCTGAAATGCCAGATATGATTTTTGCGCCATCTTCTGCTAAGCCACTTAATTTCATGTTTTCTCTCTCATGCTCGAGAAATCTATCACTGCCCAAGGAAGAAGCATATGAAGTAGTTGTATGATGTGAAGAAGCATCATCACAAGCATCCAGACATGTCCCTGCATGCAAGATCAGTGATTTGCTTGAAAATTCAAAATGAGCAGCCAAACTCATCaacaaaggaaaaaagaaacactaaatgaaattgaaatgatttaaactatattaacaTCAGATTCTATGCAGAAAATGATATAGACATTGAATCAATAACTGGATGATAGAGGAACAAAATTTTATTTGAATCCAGTGTCAAAGAATTGTTTGCACTATAAAAAAAGGAGTATATCTTTGGACTTCATTCATCTTAAATGTGTCTATTGCACTGCTAAGCTTACAAGAAGCAACAAGaatttgcaatttttataatCTCTAGTATTACAAATGATATTTATATTAGGGTTAAGGGTCAAAAATACCCCAAACGTATTTGAGCGGGCTGAATTACACCTTTTAACGTTTTCAAGGGTGTTCATCCTCATCGTTTTACCCTAGCTCATTTTGAATACCAACGAAGTTCAATTCATTGGTAAGTTACGACAGATTTGCTGATGGAACCAATTGAAAAGGGAAAAAGTGAACTAGGACAAAAACAATGAGTGTAAAATTATACAATCGAAAAACTTTTCGTCCAAATATGTCAAGGATATTTTTTACCCTTACCCGAGTATTTTATATCAAGTCCACAACAGATGAGAAAATGAAGCAAAACATAACTAATATCAAGTTGGTATGCTATTCTGCCccatgtgtgtatatatatagtgtgCAAGCATAGAACTACTTAATTAAATTATCACCTGAATTTTGTTCTCTACAAACTACTGAGGAACCAAATGATGAAGAGTTGGATTTAGCTGATGATGAAACACATCTTCCATCACCTTCTAGCTGCAGAACATTTGACTTCGCACGCATGGCAGCGAGTCTTGGGCTCCGACGTGGCCCAGAATCTGAAAATAATCTGCCCCAAACCTACAGAAGTTGACAAACCAAATTGAAGTATGATTGAATTGTTTTATTCAAATGATGAAATTTAACATCCAAATTCTACAACAAATTGGGAAGAACTAATTGACTCAGATGAATAGCCTGCATCTCAAGACTAGTTCTTTCTTCAAAAGTAAAGTTATAGAGAACTTGCTTCATGCAATTGATAAAGGCTTGCAAGCTAAACAGGACCATCTCACTAAAAGTGAAGAGTTGATGCTAAACATATTTCTACTTATTTCAACAATGTAAATACTGATTGCAATATAAATCAAGGTGACACTGTGACAGTCATTAGTATCAAAATGCAAGTACAACCTTCCCAGATTTTCCTTCAGCAACTAATTTTCTTCGGGGAGCCTGAGCTGTAGTATTTTGCAAGTTTTTGCCTCCCAAAAAACTTGAATTATATTCCAAATTTCCAGAAATTTGCAATGGAGTATCCAACAGCTGAAACAAATAGATTTGAGAAAATCATATGACTAAGAAAGTATTTCAAACATTATTCGGTTTAAGAGAAATGAAATTTCAACTGATTTAATCAGGagaaaaaaactaaaacgtACATGTTTTTTCAGGAAATTTCTAAAAGAAATCAGTAGATTAAtgaatttgttttaataaaaaagaaaccaTTTTCACTGAACCCAACGAAAGAATACTA
The window above is part of the Euphorbia lathyris chromosome 3, ddEupLath1.1, whole genome shotgun sequence genome. Proteins encoded here:
- the LOC136223948 gene encoding cell division cycle protein 27 homolog B isoform X1, whose protein sequence is MEAILVKSVENSLTQFLLKNAIFLCERLCAEFPSEVNLQLLARCYLNNNQAYCAYHILKGTEEPQSRYLFAFSCFQMDLLSEAEAALVPGNQPDSEVPNGASGHYLLGLIYRYTDRKENSVKHLKKALSIDPLFWTAYEELCMLGAAEEAAAVFSRAAVSHVQKYYFGHESKYLHTIYEDQSSGDARNLVLENENVNLKYLQEHNLRDISQDFHETAVPAVQPGNPSRKLSVNSTPSAMLTQLLDTPLQISGNLEYNSSFLGGKNLQNTTAQAPRRKLVAEGKSGKVWGRLFSDSGPRRSPRLAAMRAKSNVLQLEGDGRCVSSSAKSNSSSFGSSVVCREQNSGTCLDACDDASSHHTTTSYASSLGSDRFLEHERENMKLSGLAEDGAKIISGISDALSLLSLLGEGYRLLCLYRCEESLEVYQKLSHKQYNTGWVLSQVGRTYYELVDYMNAEYAFRLSHQYFPYNLEGMDIYSSVLYHLQEEMKLSHLAQELISIDRLAPQSWCTIGNCYSLQKDHETAIKSFSRAIHLNSRHAYAFTLLGHECSALEEYENGVKCFQRALSVDSRHYSAWYGLGLIYLRQEKLEFAQHHFQNAFYINPRSSVILCYIGITLHELKRDEEALEVMEKAILADERNPLPLYQKAKILVSLEKFDEALKVLEELKEYVPHESCIYAMIGKIYEQQQKYDAAIFHFGLALDLNPNALDAATMKAAMENLLLNCRIHDDL
- the LOC136223948 gene encoding cell division cycle protein 27 homolog B isoform X2, giving the protein MEAILVKSVENSLTQFLLKNAIFLCERLCAEFPSEVNLQLLARCYLNNNQAYCAYHILKGTEEPQSRYLFAFSCFQMDLLSEAEAALVPGNQPDSEVPNGASGHYLLGLIYRYTDRKENSVKHLKKALSIDPLFWTAYEELCMLGAAEEAAAVFSRAAVSHVQKYYFGHESKYLHTIYEDQSSGDARNLVLENENVNLKYLQEHNLRDISQDFHETAVPAVQPGNPSRKLSVNSTPSAMLTQVWGRLFSDSGPRRSPRLAAMRAKSNVLQLEGDGRCVSSSAKSNSSSFGSSVVCREQNSGTCLDACDDASSHHTTTSYASSLGSDRFLEHERENMKLSGLAEDGAKIISGISDALSLLSLLGEGYRLLCLYRCEESLEVYQKLSHKQYNTGWVLSQVGRTYYELVDYMNAEYAFRLSHQYFPYNLEGMDIYSSVLYHLQEEMKLSHLAQELISIDRLAPQSWCTIGNCYSLQKDHETAIKSFSRAIHLNSRHAYAFTLLGHECSALEEYENGVKCFQRALSVDSRHYSAWYGLGLIYLRQEKLEFAQHHFQNAFYINPRSSVILCYIGITLHELKRDEEALEVMEKAILADERNPLPLYQKAKILVSLEKFDEALKVLEELKEYVPHESCIYAMIGKIYEQQQKYDAAIFHFGLALDLNPNALDAATMKAAMENLLLNCRIHDDL